A window of the Sphingomonas piscis genome harbors these coding sequences:
- a CDS encoding substrate-binding domain-containing protein — translation MLKHLIVLASAAALAACGSNGGGSGGSSSQIKVVGSSTVYPFAKAVAEDFQRANAGTGVIVESTGTGAGIKLFCGGVGSQYPDLVNASRQLKVSEYEACAKAGAKQIIEVPIGIDGLTLIEANSAQPMKLTVRDVYAAIAANPFGKPNSAKTWKDVNPALPAVAIRVMGPPPTSGTRDSLAELILTKGCESDPAMKALKKADEAKHKDICTKVREDGAFVEAGENDNLLVNKVAADPGTLGVLGYSFLAENADKVRAVQLGGVDPTSETISNLTYPGARKLYVYAKAEHIQAKPLIRQYIAAFAKAWGKGGSLERLGLVPLHDADAAVAAKQAAELKPLDPATLK, via the coding sequence ATGTTGAAACATTTGATCGTGCTGGCTTCGGCCGCGGCGCTTGCGGCTTGCGGAAGCAATGGGGGCGGATCCGGCGGTTCATCCTCGCAAATCAAGGTGGTGGGCTCCTCGACCGTTTACCCCTTTGCCAAGGCCGTCGCAGAGGACTTCCAGCGCGCGAATGCGGGGACCGGCGTGATCGTCGAATCGACTGGCACTGGCGCGGGCATCAAATTGTTCTGCGGCGGCGTCGGCAGCCAATATCCCGACCTCGTCAACGCGTCGCGTCAGCTCAAGGTCAGCGAATATGAGGCGTGCGCGAAGGCGGGCGCCAAGCAGATCATCGAAGTGCCGATCGGCATTGACGGCCTGACTCTGATCGAAGCGAACAGCGCGCAGCCGATGAAGCTGACGGTGCGCGACGTCTATGCCGCGATTGCCGCCAATCCGTTCGGTAAGCCCAACTCCGCCAAGACCTGGAAGGACGTCAATCCGGCGCTTCCCGCCGTCGCCATCCGGGTCATGGGCCCGCCGCCGACGTCCGGTACCCGCGACAGCCTCGCCGAGCTCATTCTGACCAAGGGTTGCGAAAGCGATCCGGCGATGAAGGCGCTGAAAAAGGCCGACGAGGCCAAGCACAAGGACATCTGCACCAAGGTCCGCGAAGACGGTGCCTTCGTCGAAGCCGGCGAGAACGACAATCTGCTCGTGAACAAGGTGGCGGCCGATCCGGGCACTTTGGGCGTGCTTGGCTATAGCTTTCTCGCCGAAAACGCCGACAAGGTTCGCGCGGTCCAACTGGGCGGCGTCGATCCCACTTCCGAGACGATCAGCAACCTGACCTATCCCGGAGCGCGCAAGCTCTACGTCTACGCCAAGGCCGAACATATCCAGGCCAAGCCGCTGATCCGCCAGTATATCGCTGCCTTCGCCAAAGCGTGGGGCAAGGGCGGGTCGCTGGAGCGGCTCGGCCTGGTGCCGCTCCATGATGCGGATGCGGCTGTAGCTGCCAAGCAGGCCGCCGAACTGAAGCCGCTCGACCCGGCAACGCTGAAGTAA
- the phoU gene encoding phosphate signaling complex protein PhoU: protein MQQTGGHTLKAFDQDIDRVRALISQMGGLAEHAIGEAMRCLVQRDSDGALRVVENDKKLDALEIETERRAVQLIALRAPMAGDLRDVVAALKISGVVERIGDYAKNIAKRVPQLEHAGKIEPLSLLPEMARIATGMVHDVLDSFVQRDAEAALDVCRRDSAVDDFYDSIFRTLLTHMMENPHTIGQSAHLLFVAKNLERVGDHATNIAEMVYYAATGQHMADHSRTDALTDRK, encoded by the coding sequence ATGCAACAGACCGGCGGACATACCCTCAAGGCCTTCGACCAGGACATCGACCGAGTCCGTGCGCTCATCAGCCAGATGGGCGGCCTTGCCGAACATGCGATCGGCGAAGCCATGCGCTGCCTTGTCCAGCGCGACTCCGACGGTGCGCTGCGGGTCGTGGAGAATGACAAGAAGCTGGACGCTCTGGAAATTGAGACGGAGCGCCGGGCGGTGCAGCTGATCGCCCTCCGCGCGCCGATGGCCGGGGACCTTCGCGATGTCGTCGCGGCGCTGAAGATCTCGGGCGTCGTCGAGCGCATCGGCGATTATGCGAAGAACATCGCCAAGCGGGTTCCGCAGCTGGAACATGCCGGCAAGATCGAGCCCTTGTCGCTGCTTCCCGAAATGGCGCGGATCGCGACCGGTATGGTCCACGACGTGCTCGATTCCTTTGTTCAGCGTGATGCCGAGGCGGCGCTGGACGTCTGCCGTCGAGATTCCGCCGTCGACGATTTCTACGACAGCATCTTCCGCACGCTTTTGACCCACATGATGGAAAATCCGCACACCATCGGTCAGTCGGCGCACCTGCTGTTCGTCGCCAAGAATCTGGAACGCGTCGGCGATCACGCCACCAACATCGCCGAAATGGTCTATTACGCCGCGACCGGCCAGCACATGGCCGACCACAGCCGCACGGACGCGCTGACAGATCGTAAGTGA
- a CDS encoding Ppx/GppA phosphatase family protein, producing MAQRAATAPAPDRTRAPGTPAQSPAHNARPSQRHTYGAIDLGTNNCRLLIARPDEGGFTVVDSFSRIVRLGEGLSQSNRLSQDAMDRAVGALSVCADKLRRRNVSLARSVATEACRRAENGQDFVDRVREETGIVLDIIPPQEEARLAVLGCHKLLEPGDGAALIFDIGGGSTELVLIDQDDGTTRIRSWWSAPWGVVSLTESEGREAIEGAERPSAYKRMRERARHAFARFADTLPARSDDIRLLGTSGTVTTLASVHLALPSYDRKVIDGLHVPIEAMRDISVRISEMTHAECAALPCIGIERADLVLAGCAILEAILDIWPARNLGVADRGIREGILRSMMARDGYQL from the coding sequence ATGGCGCAAAGGGCCGCCACCGCGCCGGCCCCGGACCGCACAAGGGCGCCCGGCACACCGGCTCAATCACCGGCGCACAATGCGCGACCGTCGCAGCGTCACACCTATGGCGCCATCGATCTTGGCACCAACAATTGCCGCCTGTTGATCGCCCGGCCGGACGAGGGCGGCTTCACCGTCGTCGACTCCTTCTCCCGTATCGTCAGGCTCGGCGAAGGTCTGTCCCAGAGCAATCGCTTGTCGCAGGACGCGATGGACCGCGCCGTAGGAGCGCTCTCCGTTTGCGCCGACAAGCTCCGCCGCCGCAACGTCTCCCTGGCCCGCTCGGTCGCGACGGAGGCTTGCCGCCGGGCGGAGAACGGACAGGACTTCGTCGACCGGGTTCGAGAGGAGACCGGGATCGTCCTCGACATCATTCCGCCGCAGGAGGAAGCACGGCTTGCAGTGCTCGGTTGCCATAAGCTGCTTGAGCCGGGCGACGGCGCCGCGCTGATCTTCGACATCGGCGGCGGCTCGACCGAGCTGGTGCTGATCGACCAGGACGACGGCACCACCCGCATCCGCAGCTGGTGGAGTGCGCCATGGGGCGTCGTTTCGCTGACGGAAAGCGAGGGCAGGGAGGCAATCGAGGGCGCCGAGCGGCCATCGGCCTACAAGAGGATGCGGGAGCGTGCGCGTCACGCGTTTGCGCGATTTGCGGATACCTTGCCTGCACGATCCGACGACATCCGCTTGCTTGGCACCAGCGGGACGGTGACGACGCTCGCAAGCGTGCACCTGGCGCTGCCCTCCTACGACCGCAAGGTAATCGACGGCCTTCACGTGCCAATCGAGGCGATGCGCGACATCAGCGTTCGTATTTCCGAAATGACCCATGCCGAATGCGCCGCCTTGCCCTGCATCGGCATTGAACGTGCGGATCTGGTGCTGGCCGGCTGCGCGATCCTGGAGGCGATCCTCGACATCTGGCCGGCCAGGAACCTGGGCGTTGCCGACCGCGGCATCCGCGAGGGCATTCTCCGGTCGATGATGGCCCGCGACGGCTACCAGCTATGA
- a CDS encoding DsbA family protein — protein MSEHKGRSPWVPGIVGGVLGSVLTAGLLVVAAPQWLGPRLVREALVEQPDILVQASDALRDRQYEPVLTAYRQPLETAFASSWKGSAKPDVTLVEFFDYACTYCKASNPDIERLIAEDKGLRVVYREFPILGQASLDAAKVSLAASRAGRFAQFHDALYAAGRPGPETIALAARAAGIPDAAAADPAAEAELKRNYQMAQQLGANATPLFIIGNKVLNGAVGYDALKEAIAAARRTKQ, from the coding sequence GTGAGCGAACACAAAGGCCGGTCGCCGTGGGTGCCGGGGATCGTCGGCGGTGTCCTGGGATCGGTGCTGACGGCGGGCCTGTTGGTCGTCGCCGCACCCCAGTGGCTCGGCCCGCGGCTGGTCCGCGAGGCTTTGGTGGAGCAGCCGGACATCCTGGTTCAAGCGTCGGACGCGCTTCGCGACCGTCAGTATGAACCGGTCCTCACCGCTTATCGCCAGCCTTTGGAAACAGCCTTCGCCTCGTCCTGGAAAGGATCGGCCAAGCCCGACGTCACCCTGGTCGAATTCTTCGATTATGCCTGCACCTATTGCAAGGCGAGCAACCCCGACATCGAGCGGCTGATCGCCGAGGACAAGGGCCTGCGGGTCGTCTACCGCGAATTCCCGATCCTTGGGCAGGCCAGCCTGGATGCGGCGAAGGTGTCGCTTGCGGCCTCACGCGCCGGCCGGTTCGCGCAGTTCCACGACGCGCTGTACGCGGCCGGCCGTCCCGGGCCGGAGACCATTGCGCTTGCCGCACGCGCCGCCGGTATCCCCGATGCCGCCGCAGCCGATCCCGCGGCCGAGGCCGAGCTCAAGCGCAACTACCAAATGGCCCAGCAACTCGGCGCCAACGCGACCCCCTTGTTCATCATCGGCAACAAGGTGCTGAACGGCGCCGTCGGCTACGACGCGCTAAAGGAAGCGATCGCCGCCGCTCGGAGGACAAAGCAGTAA
- the pstC gene encoding phosphate ABC transporter permease subunit PstC, with translation MSLGLALVAILLIAAGAALMAFRRVQAKRRAGVRLHSLPVYHASYTAFCALVPALLFLAVWSPVQDGLVRQTVLASPEGRALPDFEMQREAILQEAAEIAAGQRAQGFNPESSVLAPQIRQAQTRFAGVGMLGGVLLALAGALFALRRSAPAFRARTGVERWVMGLLLAASLLAILTTLGIFLSLMFESLRFFSMVSPVEFLTGTQWSPQTALRADQAGSSGAFGSIPLFWGTIFIGAIIAMIVAIPLGLMSAIYLTQYAHARVRSWLKPILEILAGIPTVVYGYFAALTVAPLVRDVGVGIGISSASSESALAAGLVMGIMIIPFISSMADDSIAAVPQAMRDGSLAMGATKSETIRKVVLPAALPGVVGGVLLAVSRAIGETMIVVMAAGLSANLSANPFSSVTTVTTQIVQLLTGDQEFDSAKTLAAFALGLVLFLITLGLNLVALTVVRRYREAYE, from the coding sequence ATGTCGCTCGGACTCGCTCTTGTCGCGATCCTGCTGATCGCGGCGGGAGCGGCACTGATGGCCTTTCGCCGCGTCCAGGCGAAGCGGCGGGCCGGTGTCCGGCTTCACTCGCTGCCGGTCTATCACGCCTCCTACACCGCCTTTTGCGCGCTGGTCCCGGCCTTGCTGTTCCTGGCGGTCTGGTCGCCGGTCCAGGACGGGTTGGTTCGGCAGACGGTGCTGGCGAGCCCAGAGGGCCGCGCTCTTCCGGACTTCGAGATGCAGCGTGAGGCGATCCTGCAGGAAGCTGCGGAGATTGCCGCCGGTCAGCGGGCGCAGGGCTTCAATCCCGAGTCCAGCGTCTTGGCACCGCAGATTCGGCAGGCGCAGACGCGCTTTGCCGGCGTCGGCATGCTTGGCGGCGTGCTGCTCGCGCTCGCCGGAGCATTGTTCGCCCTCCGCCGCTCCGCTCCCGCATTCCGGGCGCGCACCGGGGTCGAGCGCTGGGTCATGGGGCTGCTGCTCGCCGCCTCGTTGCTGGCGATCCTGACGACGCTCGGAATCTTCCTCTCCTTGATGTTCGAAAGCCTGCGCTTCTTCTCGATGGTGTCGCCGGTCGAGTTCCTCACTGGAACTCAGTGGAGCCCGCAGACGGCGCTTCGGGCGGACCAGGCGGGTTCCTCTGGCGCCTTCGGCTCTATCCCGCTTTTCTGGGGCACCATCTTCATCGGTGCGATCATCGCCATGATCGTCGCCATCCCGCTCGGCCTGATGAGCGCGATCTACCTCACCCAATATGCACACGCGCGGGTGCGGTCCTGGCTGAAGCCGATCCTGGAGATTCTCGCCGGCATTCCGACCGTGGTCTACGGCTATTTCGCCGCGCTCACCGTCGCGCCGCTGGTGCGCGACGTCGGTGTCGGGATCGGCATCAGTTCGGCGAGCAGTGAAAGCGCGCTGGCGGCCGGGCTCGTGATGGGCATCATGATCATACCCTTCATCAGCTCGATGGCGGACGACAGCATCGCCGCGGTTCCGCAGGCGATGCGCGACGGCAGTCTGGCGATGGGCGCCACAAAGTCCGAGACCATCCGCAAGGTCGTGCTTCCGGCCGCGCTCCCCGGCGTCGTCGGCGGCGTCCTGCTCGCCGTGAGCCGGGCGATCGGCGAGACGATGATCGTGGTCATGGCCGCCGGCCTCTCCGCCAACCTCTCAGCCAACCCGTTCAGCAGCGTCACCACCGTGACCACGCAGATCGTCCAGCTGCTGACCGGCGACCAGGAGTTCGACAGCGCCAAGACGCTCGCCGCCTTCGCGCTCGGCCTCGTGCTGTTCCTCATCACCCTGGGGCTGAACCTCGTCGCGCTGACGGTGGTTCGCCGGTACCGGGAAGCATATGAATAG
- the pstA gene encoding phosphate ABC transporter permease PstA, with amino-acid sequence MQARVRRRYAAERRFKLAGLAAIGVSLLFLAFLLVTMATRGLGGFIHHEARLTLDLPRSDLFLDPAALRGPDGAALVAGADLEGALIKSAAAEYGASGQGMFGASAARELGRKLIRDPGLLEAPREVWLPVASDVDVAAKHDGEAASEAIVAALQAKSALRQRFNLDFLTASDATDPSAAGVWGALKGSFLTILVTMLLAFPVGVLAAVYLEEFAPKNRWTDAIEVSINNLAAVPSIIFGLLGLAVFLNVMHLPRSAPLVGGLTLALMTMPVIVIAGRNAIKSVPPSIRDAAYGVGASTMQVVFHHVLPLALPGILTGTIIGMARALGETAPLLMIGMRAFIASPPGGITDPASVLPVQIFLWSDEVDRAFVEKTSAAIIVLLVFMLLMNGLAIYLRNRFERRW; translated from the coding sequence ATGCAGGCGCGCGTTCGCCGCCGCTATGCCGCCGAGCGCCGGTTCAAGCTGGCGGGTCTCGCCGCCATCGGCGTCTCGCTGCTGTTCCTGGCTTTCCTGCTGGTGACCATGGCGACGCGCGGTTTGGGCGGTTTCATCCATCATGAGGCGCGGTTGACCCTCGACCTTCCGCGGTCGGACTTGTTCCTGGATCCGGCCGCGCTGCGCGGGCCCGACGGTGCCGCGCTGGTCGCCGGTGCCGATCTCGAAGGCGCGCTCATCAAGTCGGCGGCGGCGGAGTATGGCGCAAGCGGGCAGGGGATGTTCGGAGCCTCCGCCGCGCGCGAGCTCGGCCGCAAGCTGATCCGCGATCCCGGGCTGCTCGAGGCTCCGCGCGAAGTGTGGCTTCCCGTCGCAAGCGATGTCGATGTCGCCGCCAAGCATGACGGCGAGGCCGCGAGCGAGGCGATTGTGGCTGCCCTGCAGGCGAAGAGCGCGCTGAGGCAAAGGTTCAACCTCGATTTCCTGACCGCATCGGATGCGACCGACCCGTCCGCGGCTGGCGTATGGGGAGCACTCAAGGGCAGCTTCCTGACGATCCTCGTCACCATGCTGCTCGCCTTCCCGGTGGGCGTGCTGGCGGCCGTCTACCTGGAGGAATTCGCGCCAAAGAACCGGTGGACCGACGCGATCGAGGTGTCGATCAACAACCTTGCCGCGGTGCCGTCGATCATCTTCGGCTTGCTCGGCCTCGCGGTCTTCCTCAACGTCATGCACCTGCCGCGCTCGGCGCCCCTGGTCGGCGGGTTGACGCTGGCGCTAATGACCATGCCGGTGATCGTGATTGCCGGCCGCAATGCCATCAAGTCGGTGCCGCCCTCGATCCGCGATGCCGCCTACGGCGTTGGCGCCTCGACCATGCAGGTCGTCTTTCACCATGTGCTGCCGCTGGCGCTTCCGGGCATCCTCACCGGCACCATCATCGGAATGGCGCGAGCGCTCGGGGAGACCGCGCCCTTGCTGATGATCGGCATGCGCGCCTTTATCGCCAGCCCGCCGGGCGGGATTACCGATCCGGCCAGCGTACTTCCGGTGCAGATCTTCCTCTGGTCGGACGAAGTCGACCGCGCATTCGTCGAGAAGACGAGCGCCGCGATCATCGTCCTGCTTGTCTTCATGCTCCTCATGAACGGCCTTGCGATCTACCTTCGCAACCGCTTCGAACGCCGGTGGTGA
- a CDS encoding RlmE family RNA methyltransferase, protein MKRIRTAKGRKVSSTRWLERQLNDPYVKRARAENYRSRAAFKLIELDEKFGFLKGTRAIVDLGIAPGGWSQVVRRRLPQSNVVGIDLLPTDPIDGVTILQMDFMDESAPDKLREALGGPADLVLSDMAANTVGHPQTDHLRTMGLVEAGLQFATEVLKPGGAYVAKVLAGGADNNLVAEMKRHFTTVKHAKPPASRKDSSEWYVVAQGFKGTDDAAPPS, encoded by the coding sequence ATGAAGCGCATCCGCACCGCCAAGGGGCGGAAGGTCAGCTCGACACGCTGGCTCGAGCGCCAGCTGAACGACCCCTATGTGAAGCGCGCCAGGGCAGAGAATTACCGCAGCCGCGCCGCCTTCAAGCTTATCGAGCTCGACGAGAAGTTCGGCTTCCTGAAGGGCACCAGGGCGATCGTCGACCTCGGCATCGCGCCGGGCGGATGGAGCCAGGTCGTCCGCCGAAGGCTGCCGCAGTCGAACGTCGTCGGCATCGACCTTCTACCCACCGACCCGATCGACGGCGTCACCATCCTGCAGATGGACTTCATGGACGAGAGCGCGCCCGACAAGCTGCGCGAGGCGCTGGGCGGCCCGGCCGACCTCGTCCTGTCCGACATGGCCGCGAACACCGTCGGGCATCCGCAGACCGACCACCTCCGTACCATGGGGCTGGTCGAGGCCGGCCTCCAGTTCGCGACGGAAGTGCTGAAGCCCGGCGGTGCCTATGTCGCCAAGGTGCTTGCGGGCGGCGCCGACAATAATCTCGTCGCGGAGATGAAGCGCCATTTCACCACCGTGAAACACGCCAAGCCCCCCGCCAGCCGCAAGGATAGCAGCGAATGGTATGTGGTCGCCCAGGGGTTCAAGGGCACTGACGACGCAGCGCCTCCGAGCTAG
- the pstB gene encoding phosphate ABC transporter ATP-binding protein PstB yields MRAESISVFYGPKQAIKNVSINIHDDRVTAFIGPSGCGKSTFLRCLNRMNDTIPAARVTGLIELDGHDINAPDMDVVQLRARVGMVFQKPNPFPKSIFENVAYGPRIHGLANSKNELAEIVEKSLKRAGLWDEVKDRLNESGTALSGGQQQRLCIARAIAVDPEVILMDEPCSALDPIATAKIEELIHELRGRYAIAIVTHNMQQAARVSQRTAFFHLGELVEYGKTSEIFTNPREQRTQDYITGRYG; encoded by the coding sequence ATGCGCGCGGAAAGCATCAGCGTTTTCTACGGACCGAAGCAGGCGATCAAGAACGTCTCCATCAACATCCACGACGATCGCGTGACTGCGTTCATCGGGCCGTCGGGCTGCGGCAAGTCGACCTTCCTGCGTTGCCTCAACCGGATGAACGACACGATCCCTGCGGCGCGCGTGACCGGCCTCATCGAGCTCGACGGCCACGACATCAATGCACCCGACATGGACGTGGTGCAGCTCCGCGCCCGGGTCGGCATGGTGTTCCAGAAGCCCAACCCATTCCCCAAGTCGATCTTCGAAAATGTCGCCTACGGGCCGCGGATCCACGGCCTCGCCAACTCGAAGAATGAGCTTGCGGAGATCGTCGAGAAATCGCTGAAGCGCGCCGGCCTGTGGGACGAGGTCAAGGACCGACTGAACGAGTCCGGAACCGCCCTCTCCGGCGGTCAGCAGCAGCGCCTGTGCATCGCCCGCGCAATCGCCGTCGATCCGGAAGTGATCCTGATGGACGAGCCTTGCTCGGCGCTCGACCCGATCGCGACCGCCAAGATCGAGGAACTCATCCACGAGCTTCGCGGCCGCTACGCAATCGCCATCGTCACCCACAATATGCAGCAGGCCGCGCGCGTGTCGCAGCGGACGGCCTTCTTCCACCTGGGCGAGCTGGTGGAATATGGGAAGACCAGCGAGATCTTCACGAACCCGCGCGAACAGCGCACCCAGGATTACATCACCGGCCGCTACGGCTGA